In a genomic window of Halostella litorea:
- a CDS encoding amidohydrolase yields the protein MTTMLVAGGRVLRPDLTVTRADVLVDRGSGEIRAVGEDLDADADETLDAEGGLVIPGLVNAHSHVAMTLLRGYADDKPLDAWLREDVWPVEGAMTAEDVRAGADLGLVEMIKAGTTAFADMYFDVGEVVDAVAAAGVRARVGHGVVTVAKDDDAAVADFEESLDVAAEYDGAADGRVSTAVMPHSLTTVGDEYLREYVARAREAGVPLHYHANETVDEVDPIVSERGERPLEYADDRDMLSSDDFVAHGVHVDGTEIDLLAERGTAVVHCPASNMKLASGTAPVQRMREAGVTVALGTDGAASNNDLDMFDELRDAAMLGKLAADDASAVPAAAAVEMATAGGAAAMGIDAGRIEPGAKADLAVVDLEAAHLTPRHDLVSHLAYAARGSDVRHTVCDGEVLMCDREVLTLDERAVRERAEDRARDLVERAEA from the coding sequence ATGACAACGATGCTGGTCGCGGGCGGGCGGGTGCTCCGCCCGGACCTGACGGTGACGCGCGCCGACGTACTGGTCGACCGCGGGAGCGGCGAGATACGGGCGGTCGGCGAGGACCTCGACGCGGACGCCGACGAGACGCTGGACGCCGAGGGCGGCCTCGTCATCCCGGGGCTGGTCAACGCTCACTCCCACGTCGCGATGACGCTCCTGCGGGGCTACGCCGACGACAAGCCGCTGGACGCGTGGCTTCGGGAGGACGTCTGGCCGGTCGAGGGGGCGATGACGGCCGAGGACGTCCGGGCGGGCGCGGACCTCGGACTGGTCGAGATGATCAAGGCCGGGACGACGGCGTTCGCGGACATGTACTTCGACGTGGGCGAGGTCGTCGACGCCGTCGCCGCGGCCGGGGTGCGCGCCCGGGTCGGCCACGGCGTCGTCACCGTCGCCAAGGACGACGACGCCGCGGTCGCGGACTTCGAGGAGAGCCTCGACGTCGCCGCCGAGTACGACGGCGCGGCCGACGGCCGCGTCTCGACGGCCGTGATGCCCCACAGCCTCACGACGGTCGGCGACGAGTACCTGCGGGAGTACGTCGCCCGGGCCCGCGAGGCCGGCGTCCCGCTGCACTACCACGCCAACGAGACGGTCGACGAGGTCGACCCGATCGTCTCCGAGCGCGGCGAGCGGCCGCTCGAATACGCCGACGACCGCGACATGCTGAGTTCGGACGACTTCGTCGCCCACGGCGTCCACGTCGACGGGACGGAGATCGACCTGCTGGCCGAGCGCGGCACCGCCGTCGTCCACTGCCCGGCGTCGAACATGAAACTCGCCAGCGGGACGGCCCCGGTCCAGCGCATGCGGGAGGCGGGCGTCACCGTCGCGCTCGGGACCGACGGCGCGGCCTCGAACAACGACCTGGACATGTTCGACGAACTGCGCGACGCCGCGATGCTGGGCAAACTCGCGGCCGACGACGCCAGCGCGGTGCCCGCCGCGGCGGCCGTCGAGATGGCGACTGCGGGCGGCGCGGCGGCCATGGGCATCGACGCCGGCCGGATCGAACCCGGCGCGAAGGCGGACCTCGCAGTGGTCGACCTGGAGGCGGCGCACCTGACGCCCCGCCACGACCTCGTGAGCCACCTCGCGTACGCCGCCCGCGGGAGCGACGTGCGCCACACGGTCTGTGACGGCGAGGTGTTGATGTGCGACCGCGAGGTGCTGACGCTGGACGAGCGGGCGGTCCGGGAGCGCGCCGAGGACCGGGCGCGGGACCTGGTCGAGCGCGCCGAGGCGTAG
- a CDS encoding stage II sporulation protein M, with protein MDLQWLALAAREHRRYLLLSVALFLLGAAGGVALVVDGVDLFAAIGLDGPGGVFPAEPTVPFLLANNTRAFAVFLLGALTLGLVTVLGLVVNGILLGYVGALAGSQQGWDFVFVAIAPHGVLELPALFAASAVAFRVVARTALRVAGRRDTVQTRAEWRRTFGFVAAAWIALAVAAVVEIHVTFRLVEALYG; from the coding sequence ATGGACCTCCAGTGGCTCGCCCTCGCCGCCCGCGAACACCGCCGGTACCTCCTCCTGTCGGTCGCGCTGTTCCTCCTCGGGGCGGCCGGCGGCGTCGCGCTCGTCGTCGACGGCGTCGACCTGTTCGCGGCGATCGGCCTCGACGGCCCCGGCGGCGTGTTCCCCGCCGAACCGACCGTCCCGTTCCTGCTCGCCAACAACACGCGGGCGTTCGCCGTCTTCCTGCTCGGCGCGCTCACGCTCGGGCTGGTCACCGTCCTCGGCCTCGTCGTCAACGGGATCCTGCTCGGCTACGTCGGCGCGCTCGCCGGGAGCCAGCAGGGCTGGGACTTCGTGTTCGTCGCCATCGCACCCCACGGGGTGCTCGAACTGCCGGCGCTGTTCGCCGCCAGCGCCGTGGCGTTCCGCGTCGTCGCCCGGACCGCGCTCCGCGTTGCCGGCCGCCGCGACACCGTCCAGACCCGCGCCGAGTGGCGGCGGACGTTCGGCTTCGTCGCCGCCGCGTGGATCGCCCTCGCGGTCGCCGCCGTCGTCGAGATACACGTCACCTTCCGGCTGGTCGAGGCGCTGTACGGCTGA
- the hisG gene encoding ATP phosphoribosyltransferase, translated as MRIAVPNKGRLHDPAIELLERAGLHVVDGADRKLYADTVDPEVTLLFARAADIPEYVSDGAADLGITGLDQVREAEPGNVVERLDLEFGRCRLVLAAPNDGPVESVADLAGGKVATEFPNVARNYFAGTGVSPDIVEVTGATELTPHVDMADAIIDITSTGTTLRVNNLGIIDEVLESSVYLFAREDAVDDPKARQVETALESVLSADGKRYLMMNVPEDSLDSVRDVIPGLGGPTVMDIADDDGNGKVAVHAVVDERDVFETITEVKQEGASDILVTEIERLVE; from the coding sequence ATGCGCATTGCCGTGCCCAACAAGGGGCGACTGCACGACCCGGCGATCGAGTTGCTCGAACGCGCCGGCCTCCACGTCGTCGACGGCGCGGACCGGAAGCTGTACGCCGACACGGTCGACCCGGAGGTCACCCTCCTCTTTGCCCGCGCCGCCGACATCCCCGAGTACGTCAGCGACGGCGCGGCCGACCTGGGGATCACCGGGCTCGACCAGGTCCGCGAGGCCGAACCGGGCAACGTCGTCGAGCGCCTCGACCTGGAGTTCGGCCGCTGCCGGCTCGTCCTCGCCGCCCCCAACGACGGACCCGTCGAGTCCGTCGCGGATCTGGCGGGCGGCAAGGTCGCCACCGAGTTCCCCAACGTGGCGCGGAACTACTTCGCCGGAACCGGCGTCTCGCCCGACATCGTCGAGGTGACCGGCGCGACCGAACTCACGCCCCACGTCGACATGGCCGACGCCATCATCGACATCACCTCCACCGGGACGACCCTCCGGGTGAACAACCTCGGGATCATCGACGAGGTGCTCGAAAGCTCCGTCTACCTGTTCGCCCGCGAGGACGCCGTCGACGACCCGAAGGCCCGGCAGGTCGAGACGGCGCTCGAATCCGTGCTGTCGGCCGACGGGAAGCGCTACCTGATGATGAACGTCCCCGAGGACAGCCTCGACTCGGTGCGCGACGTGATCCCCGGGCTCGGCGGGCCGACCGTGATGGACATCGCGGACGACGACGGGAACGGGAAGGTCGCGGTCCACGCCGTCGTCGACGAGCGCGACGTGTTCGAGACGATCACCGAGGTGAAACAGGAGGGCGCGAGCGACATCCTCGTCACCGAGATAGAGCGGCTGGTGGAGTGA
- a CDS encoding DUF7473 family protein has protein sequence MPIVAQLDPAPGTPVAYVGTFLLSAAFYAFTAHIAARYVLGDVLARKALLVGVVPAAASLLLQQYGPAVTIIVTLLADFFAIRGVYRLGNRLAVLVSVIHYTVTAILGITIYNLVALLSTAPT, from the coding sequence ATGCCAATCGTCGCGCAGCTGGACCCAGCCCCGGGCACGCCGGTCGCCTACGTCGGCACGTTCCTCCTCTCGGCCGCGTTCTACGCGTTCACCGCCCACATCGCCGCCAGGTACGTCCTCGGCGACGTGCTCGCGCGGAAGGCGCTGCTCGTCGGGGTCGTCCCGGCCGCCGCCTCGCTGTTGCTCCAGCAGTACGGGCCGGCGGTGACGATCATCGTGACGCTGCTCGCCGACTTCTTCGCCATCCGCGGCGTCTACCGCCTCGGGAACCGGTTGGCGGTGCTCGTCTCCGTGATCCACTACACGGTGACCGCGATCCTCGGGATCACGATCTACAACCTCGTCGCCCTGCTGTCGACCGCCCCGACGTAG
- a CDS encoding TATA-box-binding protein — protein sequence MTDPKETINIENVVASTGIGQELDLQSVAMDLEGADYDPEQFPGLVYRTQEPKSAALIFRSGKIVCTGAKSTDDVHESLRIVFDKLRELEINVNEDPEIVVQNIVTSADLGRNLNLNAIAIGLGLENIEYEPEQFPGLVYRLDEPEVVALLFGSGKLVITGGKKPEDAEHAVDKIVSRLEDLGLLE from the coding sequence ATGACTGATCCCAAGGAAACCATCAATATCGAAAACGTGGTGGCCTCGACGGGAATCGGGCAGGAACTGGATCTGCAGAGCGTCGCGATGGACCTGGAGGGGGCCGACTACGATCCGGAGCAGTTCCCGGGGCTGGTCTACCGCACGCAGGAGCCCAAATCCGCCGCGCTCATCTTCCGGTCGGGCAAGATCGTCTGTACCGGCGCGAAGTCGACCGACGACGTCCACGAGAGCCTGCGGATCGTCTTTGACAAGCTCCGCGAACTGGAGATAAACGTCAACGAGGACCCGGAGATCGTCGTCCAGAACATCGTCACCAGCGCCGACCTGGGCCGCAACCTGAACCTGAACGCGATCGCCATCGGCCTCGGCCTGGAGAACATCGAGTACGAACCGGAGCAGTTCCCCGGCCTCGTCTACCGCCTCGACGAGCCGGAGGTCGTCGCGCTCCTGTTCGGCAGCGGGAAGCTCGTCATCACGGGCGGGAAGAAGCCCGAGGACGCCGAGCACGCGGTCGACAAGATCGTCTCGCGGCTCGAGGACCTCGGCCTCCTCGAGTAG
- a CDS encoding methyltransferase domain-containing protein has protein sequence MYLLELGGEDDAFAAREAESAAADVTVVAPGLATAAAVDREAVRTLAYTHRASEVVGRTDASVAGARALLSAASLDREGTVAVRARDVRGSAGVDTQAVERELGGVLVDRGFAVDLDDPDHELRALFARGEPTGVADAEAADACVLGWQVAESRRDYGDRKPTDRAFFQPGSMDPLLARALANVAGAGPGRTILDPMCGTGGVLIEAGLAGARVLGSDAQARMVRGTRENLDQFLAGDYAVLRGDATRLPFRDDAADGVVFDAPYGRQSKIATHDLDDLVAGALAEARRVAPRTVMVADRSWAGVARDAGWEIESAFERRVHRSLTRYVLVLE, from the coding sequence GTGTACCTGCTGGAACTCGGCGGGGAGGACGACGCGTTCGCCGCGCGGGAGGCCGAGAGCGCCGCGGCCGACGTGACCGTCGTCGCGCCCGGCCTCGCGACGGCCGCCGCCGTCGACCGCGAGGCCGTCCGGACGCTCGCCTACACCCACCGCGCGAGCGAGGTGGTCGGCCGGACGGACGCGAGCGTGGCCGGCGCGCGGGCGCTGCTGTCGGCCGCGTCGCTCGACCGCGAGGGGACCGTCGCCGTCCGGGCGCGCGACGTCCGGGGGAGCGCGGGCGTCGACACCCAGGCCGTCGAGCGCGAACTCGGCGGCGTCCTCGTCGACCGCGGCTTCGCGGTGGACCTGGACGACCCCGACCACGAACTCCGCGCGCTGTTCGCCCGGGGCGAGCCGACCGGGGTCGCCGACGCCGAGGCGGCCGACGCCTGCGTGCTCGGGTGGCAGGTCGCCGAGAGCCGCCGGGACTACGGCGACCGCAAGCCGACCGATCGGGCCTTCTTCCAGCCCGGGAGCATGGACCCGCTGCTCGCCAGGGCGCTGGCGAACGTCGCGGGGGCCGGGCCGGGCCGGACGATACTCGACCCGATGTGTGGCACCGGCGGCGTCCTCATCGAGGCCGGACTCGCCGGCGCGCGCGTCCTCGGGAGCGACGCGCAGGCGCGGATGGTCCGGGGAACCCGGGAGAACCTGGACCAGTTCCTCGCCGGCGACTACGCCGTGCTCCGCGGCGACGCGACGCGGCTCCCGTTCCGCGACGACGCCGCCGACGGCGTCGTGTTCGACGCGCCGTACGGCCGCCAGTCGAAGATCGCGACCCACGACCTGGACGACCTCGTCGCCGGCGCGCTCGCCGAGGCCCGGCGGGTCGCGCCGCGGACCGTGATGGTCGCGGACCGCTCGTGGGCCGGCGTCGCCCGTGACGCGGGCTGGGAGATCGAATCCGCGTTCGAGCGCCGCGTCCACCGGTCGCTGACGCGGTACGTGCTGGTGCTAGAGTAA
- a CDS encoding AAA family ATPase — protein MDAPLWTDTHAPDLADLPQDDVREYLQRAVDEPLNLVVHGPKGSGKTAAVRALARAAHEDPDNDLVEINVADFFGRTKTEIKNDPRFASFLQGRSSMAKRDMINHVLKESASYAPVSGTYKTVVLDNAEGIRVDFQQALRRVMERHHRTTQFVVATRQPTKLIPPIRSRCFPVPMRSPADDEIASVLEGIVQAEGVDYEADGLEYVAGYADGDLRRAILAAQTTAEAEGEVTMNAAYETLGEVGADDQVKEMLDDAEAGEFTDARSTLDDLLVDEGFSGEEVLDDILRIARSRYGGDRLAELHRLAGEIDLDLAEGTNDRLHVSHLLAELGR, from the coding sequence ATGGACGCGCCGCTGTGGACCGACACCCACGCCCCCGACCTGGCGGACCTGCCGCAGGACGACGTGCGCGAGTACCTCCAGCGCGCCGTCGACGAGCCGCTGAACCTCGTCGTCCACGGGCCGAAGGGGAGCGGCAAGACGGCCGCGGTGCGGGCGCTCGCCCGCGCGGCCCACGAGGACCCGGACAACGACCTCGTCGAGATCAACGTCGCCGACTTCTTCGGGCGGACGAAGACCGAGATCAAGAACGACCCGCGTTTCGCCTCCTTCCTCCAGGGTCGGAGCAGCATGGCCAAGCGGGACATGATAAACCACGTCCTCAAGGAGTCCGCGAGCTACGCCCCGGTCTCGGGGACGTACAAGACGGTCGTGCTCGACAACGCCGAGGGGATCCGGGTGGACTTCCAGCAGGCGCTGCGCCGCGTGATGGAGCGCCACCACCGGACGACGCAGTTCGTGGTCGCGACCCGCCAGCCGACCAAGCTCATCCCGCCGATCCGGTCGCGCTGTTTCCCGGTCCCGATGCGTTCCCCGGCCGACGACGAGATAGCGAGCGTGCTCGAAGGGATCGTACAGGCGGAAGGCGTCGACTACGAGGCCGACGGCCTCGAATACGTCGCGGGCTACGCCGACGGCGACCTCCGCCGGGCGATCCTCGCGGCCCAGACCACCGCCGAGGCCGAGGGCGAGGTCACGATGAACGCCGCCTACGAGACGCTCGGCGAGGTCGGCGCGGACGACCAGGTCAAGGAGATGCTGGACGACGCCGAGGCCGGCGAGTTCACCGACGCCCGCTCGACACTGGACGACCTGCTCGTCGACGAGGGGTTCAGCGGCGAGGAGGTGCTCGACGACATCCTCCGGATCGCACGCTCGCGCTACGGCGGCGACCGCCTCGCCGAACTTCACCGCCTCGCCGGCGAGATAGACCTCGACCTGGCCGAGGGGACGAACGACAGGCTGCACGTCTCGCACCTACTGGCAGAGTTGGGGCGGTAA
- the rnz gene encoding ribonuclease Z: MTMRVTFLGTSGAVPTTERNPSSLVVNREGDRLLFDAGEGTQRQMMRFGTGFAISHVFVTHLHGDHVLGLPGLLQTMDFNDREDPLAVHAPKGTRSDVEDLLFAANTRPTFRVRVNEVGPGDVALSGEDYEVRAFEVDHRTTAVGYALVEDDRKGRFDRERAEELGVPVGPKFSELHEGNPVELDDGTVVRPEQVVGDPRPGRKVVYTGDTRPTSRTAEVAADADLLVHDATFADDRAERAGATGHSTAREAAEIARRAGTKRLAMTHVSSRYTGDVAAHERQARETFDGEAFVPDDGQVVDVPFPSDE; this comes from the coding sequence ATGACCATGCGCGTCACCTTCCTCGGGACCAGCGGGGCCGTGCCGACGACAGAGCGCAACCCCAGCAGCCTCGTGGTCAACCGCGAGGGTGACCGCCTGCTGTTCGACGCCGGCGAGGGGACCCAGCGCCAGATGATGCGGTTCGGGACCGGCTTCGCGATATCGCACGTGTTCGTCACGCACCTCCACGGCGACCACGTGCTCGGCCTCCCGGGGCTGCTCCAGACGATGGACTTCAACGACCGCGAGGATCCGCTCGCCGTCCACGCGCCGAAGGGCACCCGTTCGGACGTCGAGGACCTGCTGTTCGCCGCCAACACCCGGCCGACGTTCCGGGTCCGGGTCAACGAGGTCGGCCCGGGCGACGTCGCGCTGTCGGGCGAGGACTACGAGGTGCGCGCCTTCGAGGTCGACCACCGCACCACGGCGGTCGGGTACGCGCTCGTCGAGGACGACCGCAAGGGACGGTTCGACCGCGAGCGCGCGGAGGAACTGGGCGTTCCGGTCGGCCCGAAGTTCTCCGAACTCCACGAGGGCAACCCCGTCGAACTCGACGACGGCACCGTCGTCCGCCCCGAGCAGGTCGTCGGCGACCCGCGGCCCGGCCGAAAAGTCGTCTACACGGGCGACACCCGGCCGACGTCGCGGACCGCCGAGGTGGCCGCCGACGCCGACCTGCTGGTCCATGACGCGACGTTCGCCGACGACCGCGCCGAGCGGGCCGGGGCGACGGGCCACTCGACCGCCCGCGAGGCCGCGGAGATCGCCCGCCGGGCGGGCACGAAGCGCCTAGCGATGACGCACGTCTCCTCGCGGTACACCGGCGACGTGGCCGCCCACGAGCGACAGGCCCGCGAGACCTTCGACGGCGAGGCGTTCGTCCCCGACGACGGGCAGGTCGTCGACGTGCCGTTCCCGAGCGACGAGTGA
- a CDS encoding DUF460 domain-containing protein → MSTRTSALDTVVFGVDIQSGDVRGDAPSYALVVFDGEELERDVVTYRKLRRRIDDECPDIVATDNMYELAENKDALVHFLGDLPDGTRLVQVTGAEQPEPLSRVASRHGVPYGKDPMQEAEAAARLAARNVGQEVSAFTDTTEVKVSRGRSTGSGGWSQDRYTRRIHGAVRTRAREVESALDDAGLEYEMDATEKYGGYSNAVFEVEGRPEDIPVSRGRNGDTRVEIERVRRDGIEFRPLVKRRDHVLVGIDPGTTTAVGVVDLDGNVLDVLSTRTADTADVIEWIVERGRPILVAADVTPMPETVEKIRRSFDAAAWAPVSDLPVDEKQHRTREVGYDNDHERDAVAAALFAYDDHRDQFERIARKVPPRMDRGEITARVLTGEESVEAVVDDLSESDDEEDESTEHVPRELTDEEKRIRDLERQVERLQDHVEDLESTVTEKDDRIAELEDELDAARSRERQEVRKDREVTRLQRETERLERELDEERERTESLEGKLDRLKELWKLDHSNFSDVAAEKKDLIPVKPVEEFTKDALAAANEAYGLAEGDVVYLRDASGAGRSTAERLVDVAPRVVLKNGGLSDIADEKLFEAGIPVGPADDVAMQEVDELAVAREGDVEAVIADWEDRAEQRRKDRKAEQLDRLISEHRADRGESD, encoded by the coding sequence GTGAGTACCCGCACGAGTGCTCTCGACACGGTGGTTTTCGGCGTCGACATCCAGAGCGGGGACGTCCGGGGTGACGCGCCCTCATACGCGCTGGTCGTCTTCGACGGCGAGGAGCTAGAACGCGACGTGGTGACGTACCGCAAGCTCCGCCGCCGGATCGACGACGAGTGCCCGGACATCGTCGCGACGGACAACATGTACGAACTCGCGGAGAACAAGGACGCACTCGTGCACTTCCTCGGGGACCTCCCGGACGGTACCCGCCTCGTGCAGGTGACGGGGGCCGAACAGCCCGAACCGCTCTCGCGGGTCGCCAGCCGCCACGGCGTCCCGTACGGCAAGGACCCGATGCAGGAGGCCGAGGCGGCGGCCCGCCTCGCCGCCCGCAACGTCGGCCAGGAGGTATCGGCGTTCACCGACACGACCGAGGTGAAGGTGTCCCGCGGCCGCTCGACGGGGAGCGGCGGGTGGAGCCAGGACCGCTACACCCGACGGATCCACGGCGCGGTCCGCACCCGCGCCCGCGAGGTGGAGTCGGCGCTGGACGACGCCGGCCTCGAATACGAGATGGACGCCACGGAGAAGTACGGCGGCTACTCGAACGCCGTCTTCGAGGTCGAGGGCCGGCCCGAGGACATCCCGGTCTCGCGCGGCCGGAACGGCGACACCCGCGTCGAGATAGAGCGCGTCCGCCGTGACGGCATCGAGTTCCGGCCGCTGGTCAAGCGCCGCGACCACGTGCTCGTCGGGATCGACCCCGGAACGACGACGGCGGTCGGCGTCGTCGACCTGGACGGGAACGTGCTGGACGTGCTCTCGACGCGGACCGCCGACACCGCCGACGTGATCGAGTGGATCGTCGAGCGCGGCCGCCCGATACTCGTCGCCGCGGACGTGACGCCGATGCCCGAGACCGTCGAGAAGATCCGCCGTAGCTTCGACGCCGCGGCGTGGGCCCCGGTCAGCGACCTCCCGGTCGACGAGAAGCAACACCGGACCCGCGAGGTCGGCTACGACAACGACCACGAGCGCGACGCCGTCGCCGCGGCCCTGTTCGCGTACGACGACCACCGCGACCAGTTCGAGCGGATCGCCCGGAAGGTGCCGCCGCGGATGGACCGCGGCGAGATCACCGCGCGCGTGCTGACCGGCGAGGAATCCGTCGAGGCGGTCGTCGACGACCTCTCGGAGTCCGACGACGAGGAGGACGAGAGCACCGAGCACGTCCCGCGCGAACTCACCGACGAGGAAAAGCGCATCCGCGACCTCGAACGCCAGGTCGAGCGCCTGCAGGACCACGTCGAGGACCTCGAATCGACGGTCACCGAGAAGGACGACCGCATCGCGGAACTGGAAGACGAACTCGACGCCGCCCGGAGCCGGGAGCGCCAGGAGGTCCGCAAGGACCGCGAGGTGACCCGGCTGCAGCGCGAGACCGAGCGGCTCGAACGCGAACTGGATGAGGAGCGCGAGCGCACCGAGTCGCTGGAGGGAAAGCTGGACCGCCTGAAGGAACTGTGGAAGCTCGACCACTCGAACTTCAGCGACGTCGCCGCCGAGAAGAAGGACCTGATACCCGTAAAGCCCGTCGAGGAGTTCACCAAGGACGCGCTGGCCGCCGCGAACGAGGCCTACGGCCTCGCCGAGGGCGACGTGGTGTACCTCCGGGACGCCAGCGGCGCGGGCCGCAGCACCGCCGAACGCCTCGTCGACGTCGCGCCGCGGGTCGTCCTCAAGAACGGCGGCCTCTCGGATATCGCCGACGAGAAACTGTTCGAGGCGGGGATCCCGGTCGGCCCGGCCGACGACGTGGCGATGCAGGAAGTCGACGAACTCGCCGTCGCCCGCGAGGGCGACGTGGAGGCGGTTATCGCCGACTGGGAGGACCGCGCCGAGCAGCGGCGCAAGGACCGCAAGGCCGAGCAGTTAGACCGGCTCATCAGCGAGCACCGCGCGGACCGCGGCGAGTCGGACTGA
- a CDS encoding DUF6757 family protein, whose amino-acid sequence MHCHYCDREAAFAAESDGVRVGLCEEHFRDRLEELADSEALEQIRETVDVDRAE is encoded by the coding sequence ATGCACTGCCACTACTGCGACCGGGAGGCCGCCTTCGCCGCGGAGTCGGACGGCGTCCGGGTCGGGCTCTGCGAGGAGCACTTCCGCGACCGGCTGGAGGAGCTGGCTGATTCGGAGGCGCTGGAGCAGATCCGGGAGACGGTCGACGTGGACCGAGCGGAGTAG
- a CDS encoding PHP domain-containing protein, giving the protein MVYADLHAHTRRSDGEMTLSEVPDAAREAGVSVVAITDHDRIHPDLDAPVTERDGVTVVRGIELRVSAGDQRVDLLGYGVSATPELERELDRLQRDRVERGRAIVENVEDRLGLTLDVDVSEGIGRPHIARAIDAHPDAPQDYEGAFDELIGSGCDCFVARDVTPFERGRDLLTGACGLVSLAHPLRYPDPASALALTADLDAVERFYPYGRQVDTTPVERAVDEHDLVVTGGSDAHDHTLGVAGLSADAYRVVGERIG; this is encoded by the coding sequence ATGGTGTACGCGGACCTCCACGCACACACGAGGCGCTCCGACGGCGAGATGACGCTGTCGGAGGTGCCCGACGCGGCCCGCGAGGCCGGGGTGAGCGTCGTGGCGATCACGGACCACGACCGCATCCACCCCGACCTGGACGCGCCCGTGACCGAGCGCGACGGCGTCACCGTCGTCCGCGGGATCGAACTCCGCGTCTCGGCGGGCGACCAGCGGGTCGACCTGCTCGGCTACGGCGTCTCCGCCACCCCGGAACTGGAGCGCGAACTGGACCGCCTCCAGCGCGACCGGGTCGAGCGGGGCCGCGCCATCGTCGAGAACGTCGAGGACCGCCTAGGCCTCACGCTGGACGTCGACGTGAGCGAGGGGATCGGGCGACCCCACATCGCCCGGGCCATCGACGCCCACCCCGACGCGCCCCAGGACTACGAGGGCGCGTTCGACGAACTGATCGGCAGCGGCTGCGACTGCTTCGTCGCGCGGGACGTGACGCCGTTCGAGCGCGGCCGCGACCTGCTAACCGGGGCCTGCGGCCTCGTCTCGCTTGCCCACCCGCTGCGCTACCCCGACCCGGCCTCGGCGCTGGCGCTGACCGCCGACCTCGACGCAGTCGAACGGTTCTACCCCTACGGGCGGCAGGTCGACACGACACCCGTTGAGCGCGCCGTCGACGAGCACGACCTGGTCGTCACCGGCGGGAGCGACGCCCACGACCACACGCTCGGCGTCGCCGGCCTGTCGGCGGACGCGTACCGGGTCGTCGGCGAGCGGATCGGGTAG
- a CDS encoding DUF5789 family protein — MLHRTTDRLFDDADYPLTTEQFVARHGDEELELPNGSETLGEVLGRTSGETYEAAEDARFAVYNALSSKAIGRKGYSDRDPTPPGSPHGPDQVSF, encoded by the coding sequence ATGCTTCACCGAACCACCGACCGCCTGTTCGACGACGCCGACTACCCGCTGACCACCGAGCAGTTCGTCGCCCGACACGGCGACGAGGAACTGGAGCTGCCGAACGGCTCCGAGACGCTCGGCGAGGTCCTCGGGCGCACCAGCGGCGAGACGTACGAGGCCGCCGAGGACGCCCGCTTCGCCGTCTACAACGCCCTCAGCAGCAAGGCGATCGGTCGAAAGGGGTACAGCGACCGCGACCCCACGCCGCCCGGCAGCCCGCACGGCCCGGACCAGGTTTCGTTCTAA